A genome region from Fusarium musae strain F31 chromosome 5, whole genome shotgun sequence includes the following:
- a CDS encoding hypothetical protein (EggNog:ENOG41), which yields MDQQQEASSAQGSLTGADRIRALKDETAIFTAFDTYPWSKDKNFMSGLYAILGEPGQQNPQASLADMAIHARIFYYAQRIGVNIDFSAYKAWLASDPDYQPPDVLPEEYRQRDVADASPVPALEWQKAAPKTDLYIDRKAAAAQSGSQDQPSYPMGFAEMIQLIQEGKPVPGIRQIPNTVVRDPTVKPIGARAVPRKPWEKDTAVDMPALPDLPKALDTEFPPVQDDVPVSSAAGAS from the exons ATGGATCAACAGCAGGAGGCTTCATCAGCCCAAGGGTCACTCACGGGAGCTGACCGCATCAGAGCTCTGAAAGATGAAACTGCCATCTTCACTGCATTTGACACATATCCGTGGTCAAAAGATAAAAACTTTATG TCTGGTCTCTACGCTATTCTTGGCGAGCCAGGCCAGCAAAACCCTCAAGCATCTCTCGCAGACATGGCTATCCACGCTCGAATATTCTACTATGCTCAGCGCATTGGTGTCAACATCGACTTCAGCGCCTACAAGGCGTGGCTTGCCAGTGATCCTGACTATCAACCCCCAGATGTTCTGCCTGAGGAATATCGTCAGCGAGACGTAGCCGATGCTTCTCCAGTACCAGCCCTAGAATGGCAGAAAGCTGCACCAAAGACAGATCTATACATTGATCGGAAAGCCGCTGCGGCTCAGTCTGGCTCACAAGATCAACCAAGTTACCCAATGGGATTCGCCGAAATGATTCAACTTATCCAAGAAGGCAAGCCTGTGCCTGGTATTCGCCAGATCCCAAACACTGTTGTCAGAGATCCC ACTGTGAAGCCAATTGGAGCGAGAGCTGTTCCCAGAAAGCCGTGGGAAAAAGATACCGCAGTTGACATGCCTGCTCTCCCAGATCTACCAAAAGCACTTGACACAGAATTTCCCCCAGTACAAGACGATGTACCTGTTTCTTCGGCAGCTGGGGCTTCTTAG